The genomic window GACTGGAGCACTGTCTTTATTACCTTTCCTGACCCTCTTAGGTGGTAACACACCACTTTTATTCTCTAAGGCACGTCTGATCTCAAGTTTTTGTTGAACTACTGACAGCTCCTTTTCTCTATCTATCCTCTTCGCTAATTCCTTGTACAACGCTTGTCTACTTCTAGCTGATTTCATTAATGCATCCTCACTAATATCAGGAAGTTCTTTCTCCATAAGGATCTGCAATGTTCTATTCGAAGcttcttttttcttttccttATCAAAAAAcgtgtgtttattatttttcgaAAAGTCTATACTAGATAAATGAAGTTGGGACTGcaacttttctatttttttgaGCTCTTGAGTTTTCTTCGTAGTAATATATTTTAAATCTTGTGTTCGCATCAACATCAACTGTTCTGGTGAACACTCATCATCTTTTTCAGTCTCAATGTGTGCCCCATCTTCAATTTTTGAATTAATCATGTGGTGGTAGAATTCATCGGGGTTTTTGTTTAAGGCTCTTTTACGAAGAAGTTTTATAGTAGTTTTCTTTTCATTGAAATCCTTTGCACGAAGCACATAGTCTTTTTTCTTTTCGAGGAGGCCTAAATGGGATCGTTCTTCAGGTTGATGGCGTTCCCTGTGAGTTTTCTGATTTGCCTTCGCGGCTTTCTTCCACACCGACATGATTGCACGAAACTTCTAATTAAACAAATATTGTTAAACCTTTAAAACATTTCAATTTTCAATCTCACGTGTTTCAAAATTATGAAAATCAGAATCTCAAAAGTAAAAGTCAAAACATGTCACTGTCAAATGTCAATCAAAtcgaaaattaaaataaattaataatcgAAATATCAATTTGGTTACCAATCGATTTTCTCTAAATCCTGACCCACTACTTTGAGctgtgtaatttgggttgcctatgtAAACTTGAATCGGTGAAATGGACctttgagttatttaaaaaatattacatacAAATAGAAATAGGAAAAATGTACTAttaattttaaactaattatgacatttcttcaaaaaattaaattaaaagtgtgAATGTTAAACTAATCGTTTGAATGGATAGGTATTTCCtttgtattatgtaatgtatgagtgagatatttcctgtaattaattatattattttgtaacctatgtatgttcgaaaaaagaaaaatatatatatatatatatatatatatatatatatatatatatatatatatatatatatatatatatatatatatatataaaatagatgaaatagagaatgtggaaaaatccccttacgaacaattcacatatccaccatttcgggctgggaaaaatttttcgaatagaatcaaagatccaaacaccagttcttagaaatgtgtttcgccctcttcaacctctctgggctcgtcggtaaagacaagaggttgaatatctttagacacattctaatcaaaaaacaacattcgagacctagacatagaaggtgcgtaagtctacggcaaatccgacaatgacagtctcaagttttaattccctaattacttaaagtaaaatatatgtttaaaaacataagatgtagatctttgaaacacactcagtgaaccaaagatccaaggttattggtttaacgaccactcgtacgaaatcaaatagatgaaatagagaatgtggaaaaatccccttacgaacaattcacacatccaccatttcgggctgggaaaaattttttgaatagaatcaaagatccaaacaccagttcttagaaatgtgtttcgccctcttcaacctctctgggctcgtcggtaaagattttggatctttgattctattcgaaaaatttttcccagcccaaaatggtggatgtgtgaattgttcgtaaggggatttttccacattctctatttcatctatttgatttcgtacgagtggtcgttaaaccaataaccttggatctttggttcactgagtgtgtttcaaagatctacatcttatgtttttaaatatatatatatatatatatatatatatatatatatatatatatatatatatatataaagcagttaggtaatattgactgacactatgtaaaatcttgttaattttgaggttgcagtcataaatttcagggggcaggagttttttatgctttttatgtacaatattttttatcatcttaatttcgttgtatttactaaaacttttttagcatatcttgaagaagcaaataaattttgcgaaagcttgataataactaagagttttacttatcctgccccctgaaatttatgactgcaacctcaaaattaacaagattttatatatatatatatatatatatatatatatatatatatatatatatatatatatatatatatatatatatatatatatatatatatatataaagcagttagttatattattattatatatattatattagttatattattattattttatatatatatatatatatatatatatat from Diabrotica virgifera virgifera chromosome 5, PGI_DIABVI_V3a includes these protein-coding regions:
- the LOC114325106 gene encoding probable U3 small nucleolar RNA-associated protein 11; protein product: MSVWKKAAKANQKTHRERHQPEERSHLGLLEKKKDYVLRAKDFNEKKTTIKLLRKRALNKNPDEFYHHMINSKIEDGAHIETEKDDECSPEQLMLMRTQDLKYITTKKTQELKKIEKLQSQLHLSSIDFSKNNKHTFFDKEKKKEASNRTLQILMEKELPDISEDALMKSARSRQALYKELAKRIDREKELSVVQQKLEIRRALENKSGVLPPKRVRKGNKDSAPVYVWKYERKK